The Rosa rugosa chromosome 1, drRosRugo1.1, whole genome shotgun sequence genomic sequence GGAGGCAGTTCCACTGTGGAGTCTGGAGACGTGGGTGGCGATGAAGGGTTTGCCGGTAGGTCTGCGCAATAAGGCTGCCCTAACCCTAATCGGCTCAACCATTGGTCAGGTTATTCGTCTTGATCAAACGGCTCTCCGTCGTAGGGAAGAGGAGCAAAGGATCCGGATGATGTTGGATACTCGTCGCCCGATTCGTTCATGGATGATGTTTGAATTTTCGTCCACTGTGGAACTCGAGATCACCCTGATTTACGAGAAAGTGAAGGGTTTATGTAGGGACTGTGGCTTATTTGAACATGATGTTATGGGCTGTGATGGATTCCTAGCAAAATAGAAGGAGGAGTTGCTGCAAAAGCCGCCGGCTGCTGCGATGGCAGGGCTATCGCTGGAGGCTCCGGGGACGGATTCAGGCTCTGATGCTGTTTCGGGTGCGAACTTAATGCAAAAGGGTGTGCTTGGTGCTGGTTTGGAAGGGGTGATGGCTCCGGAGTTGGGTGGGAGGTAGGTGACCAAAGTACATGGGATGCAGGGGGTCGTGGAGGTCCATGCATCTTTGCATGAGGAGGAGTTCAACCCACCTATGAATTCAGATGTCCCTATATGCGTTGGGAAGGTCATGGCAGGGTTGACTGAGGTTAATTGTTTTAAGAATTGGGCATCAATGATATCATCCACTCTACCTAAGATGATATCATTACAGCACGCGTCGGCTTCTacaaagaatgaaaagaaaatggagatggagatggggtgGCCGAACTCGAGTTTGGTTTATGTGGGCTCAAAACGAAAGGCTACCTTTGAGCTCACCAAGGTTGGGAAAAGGTATCTGGCTCTTCCTTCCACTGAGTTGCAGGTGGATGAGAATACTACTTTGATGTTGCAGCACAAAAATGGCAAAATCATTGTTTCTCCTAAGAAAAAGAAACTTGGGCGTCCCCGCGGAAGCAAGAATAAAACCAAATCTGCTCGAGCTATTGGGATGGAGGAGCATGTGAAGAAACCTCGTAAATGGAAGAGCCAGAGGGATATAGTTGGCGAGTTTGAAGTTGCAGAGAAAGCTAGTGGCACGGTGATCTCTGAATTGGATGGGGTGGAACAGGAAGGTGTTATGGAAGGGGAGTCTCCCCTTCTAACTCCAActgttagagcaagttcacccgtagtcaagaaatgtcaaggtcgaaaagtcaagaattcgaccagtcaagttactgttcactgccactggacatgggttagagcaagtccaccggtgcTCTTTTGCCCGGGCAAAGTGAGAGAATGATGATGTGTTGACCAGTCATGGAGAGAATCAAGCTTCCACCGGTCCAAATATAGCTGGGCAAGTTTTGCCTTTCCCTGCCCCAAGTCAAAAAAATGGGCAAGCTCTTGACATTTTTCTTGCCCAAGCAAGGCAAGCTGCCAGCATGGAAGGAAGGCAACGTGGGTGACGTCATGGGATTTTGGCTGGTTTGGGATTTTGAACCCAACGGTCAAAGAAAATGGGACGTTGGATTAAAAAGTGTTCTGCAGATCTGACGGCTagggaattaatattgatgaacAGTAAATAAACAGTAACAGTGAAATGAACAGTAAAATGTCTAGTGGATGAAAAATGTTTAAAATTCCGATGAACAGTACAGTTAAAGCAATAAAGTGAACAGTAAAAaggtgaacagtgttgaccgggcaagaaaaaaacgggtgcaaacctatgtccagtggcagtaaatagtaacttgactggtcgaattcttgacttctcgactttgccttttcttgactacgggtgcacttgctcttagcacccgttttttttcttgaccggtcaagactgttcattattttattttttcactgttcattgatttttttacagttttatttcactgttcattgtgtaactatgaaatataattttttttgggtgagatgtaaaataaatggtaggtatttatagagaaatgtTTAGAATTTTTAACAATATTTTCTCTCACCGTTTTGTTAACGTTACAacactatatatacatataattgCACCACCGTTGGATCTGAACATTAATTGAAAACAACGGCCCAGATTAAGGCCATGACGTCTCTCTCTTTAATTGGCCGCTGACGTCACCCATGTGGCCTGATGGGCTGAGCTGGCTTGCTTCTTTGCCTGGGCAAGCAATATGTCAAGGCCATGACCTTTTTCTTGGCCTGGGTCAAAAAAGGCCATCTTTTGTCCAGTCAAAAAGGGACCGGTGGAAGGAGAAAAATCATGCCCATAGTCAACACCTCAGCAATCTGAGCTGGTGACCGGTCAAGACATGCACCGCTGCACTTGCTCTTATGTAATTTTATTTACAGGTCGCAAGGATCAACTCCTCTGAGGATTCATTTTACTATTTTGCTTCAGAGATTTCTGATCTTTGTTTGGAATAATGGTGCATATTTTTCCTTAAAAAGTGGGTGTACTAGGGATTTCCTGGGTCTTATTCTAGTTTTAGGATGGGTTTTAGGGTTCCCTAAGGAACTATTTTTTCTGTcaaccccataggggtgtttcgtttttgtactgcttgctgaattaatATAATGGACTGACCTCtttctgtcaaaaaaaaaaaaaggctacatggctattaaaaaaaaaaaacagataatttGTTGGGTATGAACAGATAATTTGTTGGCCAATTCTTCAAATTGGCTAGGTACAAAATCTGAAGTTCAAAAATTTGACCAAATATGAACAGTGAATCATACTTGGCTTTATGAATAGAGATATGACCTAGCTCTTTTAGAAAGCATCGATCATATTTACACTCATAGTTGAAATCTGGTGCCGAACATTAAAGCTTGGGTTAGAAACAAGGATGAACCTCATGCTGTACCTAGCTGAGCTAGCTACTTCATTCATGAGAGTCCACAACAATAACGTGTTTGGGTATTGAATGATACGCCTGAGCAGATCGACATGATAGAAGAAACCAATTCACATCAATGAGTTTTACAAGTTACCCCAACTCTGACattattctctttttctttttctttttctttttccaaactcATTGATTTCTATTTAATTAAGAAGGTTtgttttttta encodes the following:
- the LOC133731270 gene encoding uncharacterized protein LOC133731270: MANSSSCITAGSNGSTRVSFGLARSAALQDDHWYMVGRLLGTKARFPGFNGTISSIWRIKSGLMIQDAGDRFLFQFEREADINRALHGGPWFYRNTMLMLGGYDGVGPVEAVPLWSLETWVAMKGLPVGLRNKAALTLIGSTIGQVIRLDQTALRRREEEQRIRMMLDTRRPIRSWMMFEFSSTVELEITLIYEKVKGLCRDCGLFEHDVMGCDGFLAK